In Alkalihalobacillus sp. AL-G, the genomic stretch CCGTTTTCGGACAGGTGGCAGACCATAATCCAAGAGCGTCTGAATTAGCATCACTTGGCCTGGCTCGAGAGGGAGAAGATCCTCATACATTTACACCAAGCTATTTGCGGCTAGCGGAAGCAGAAGCGAAGTGGCTCGAGAACCAGAAGAAGTAGGTGCCCATCATGGTAGAAAACATAACCTTTCGGGTGATGACCCTAGAAGATTTGGAAGCTATTTTGAAAATTGAACATACGTCCTTCCCGAATCCATGGAGCCGTACTGCTTTTTATAATGAGGTTGTGAACAATCAGTTTGCCACTTATCTCTTATTGGAAATTGATGGACAGGTTATCGGATATTGTGGAATCTGGATCATTATTGACGAGGCGCACATAACGAATATCGCGATTCTTCCGGAATATCGCGGGAAAAATTATGGAGAGGCGTTGTTTCGAAAAGCGATTGACGAAGCACGTAGGCATGGTGCGAAGACAATGACGCTGGAAGTCCGGCTTAGCAATCGTGTGGCACAGAACATGTACCGGAAATTCGGTTTTGAGAACGGTGGAATTCGGAAAAATTATTATACAGATAACGGGGAAGATGCGTTAGTAATGTGGGTGAATTTATAAATGGAACAATCAGATGAACTGATACTTGGAATTGAAACGAGCTGTGATGAAACGGCTGCGGCCATTGTGAAAAATGGAACGGAGCTTATTGCGAATGTCGTTTCCTCACAAATCGAGAGTCATAAACGATTCGGCGGTGTCGTACCTGAGATTGCGTCGCGCCATCATGTCGAACAGATCACGATCGTCATCGAGGAAGCATTACGTCAGGGGAACGTTTGCTTTGAAGACCTTTCAGCGATTGCAGTCACTGAAGGACCTGGACTTGTCGGAGCGCTTTTGATCGGTGTAAATGCTGCGAAGGCGATTGCACTTGCTCATAACCTTCCGCTCGTTGCGGTGCATCATATTGCGGGACACATTTATGCGAACCGGCTTGAGGAACCGATGGAGTTTCCACTATTAGCGTTGGTCGTTTCAGGAGGACATACTGAGCTGATTTTGATGAACGAGCACGGGTCCTTTGAAATCATCGGTGAAACTCGAGATGATGCGGCAGGTGAGGCGTATGATAAAGTGGCGCGAACACTGAACCTTCCTTATCCCGGTGGACCGCATATCGATAAAATGGCTGCTGAAGGGGAGCCGACGATCGATCTACCGCGGGCATGGTTGGAGGCGGATTCTTATGATTTCAGCTTCAGCGGGCTGAAGTCAGCAGTCATCAATACGTTGCACAATAAGAAGCAGCGTGGTGAAGAAATCAACCCGAATGACCTAGCCGCAAGCTTTCAGGAAAGTGTAATCGATGTGTTGGTTGAAAAAACATACCGGGCGGCAGAAGCGTATGGAGTGAAGCAGGTGGTTGTTGCAGGTGGAGTAGCTGCAAATAAAGGCCTACGCGGGCGACTTCAAGAAAAGTTCGACGGATCGGGCATCCCCTTATTGATTCCACCGCTCTGGTTGTGTACCGACAACGCGGCAATGATTGCGGCAGCCGGATCGATTGAGTATCAAAAAGGAAAGCGTGCGACTATGAAACTGAATGGAAATCCAGGACTTGATTTAGAAGATTTTTAATTAAAAAGACTGCCTCTGCCGTAAACGGGAAGGCAGTCTTTTCTTCTGTATCATATGAAATAGTGTTTTTTGTATAGGTGTATTCCAAAAAGTAATACCAAAATTCTTTTCATAATGTCTCCTAGTAATCAAACTCTTAATTTCCAATTATAGCAAGTACTTCTTTTAACGGTTTTCTAAACTGCATATATCGGTTGAACTGCCTAAAGAGTTTAGGGCTTTTGTACGAAAAGTTATTCTATGGTTAATGTGGAAAAAAGTAATCCACAGCCTGTGAACAATGTGGATAATGTATTAAGAACATGAAAAAATAACATCTTTCATTGTGGACATAAAAATGTGGATAAAGTAGGATGTTTTTGTGGATAGTGTGGATAAATAGTACTAAAAACGATAAAAACACCGTCGAATCTGTGCATAACCCTGTGGATACTGTGTATATGTTGAAAATTTAAAAAAGGAATGACGCTGTAAAGATCAGCCTGTCATTCCTTGTACCCTTTTTATAAAATTTGTAATCGTTCCCATTCTTCAAGTAATGATTCTAGTCCTTGTTGAGCGGTTTGAAGCTGTCCGTTGATCTCTTGTGTCTTTTCATAATCCTGAAAAACCTCAGGATCGGCGAGATCTTGTTCATACAACTCTATTTGTTGCTCGTGTTGTTCGATTCGTGTTTCAAGCTCGTCGATACGCCGGAGTCGTTTCCGCTCGTCCTTTTTCGCTTGCTTATCGACCTGAAACTGTTCCTTCGTGTCGCTGACTTTTTCCGCATCGATCGTAACACTGTTTTCTTCACGCTCAAGACGTTCGAGTTCTGCAATTTCCGCCTTCTTTTCAAGGAAGTAATCGTAGTCACCTAGATAGTTCTCAAGACCTTCTTGCGTTAAATCTACGACACGTGTGGCAATCCGATTAATGAAATAGCGGTCATGTGAAATGAAGAGAATCGTGCCGGGATAATCAATCAACGCATTTTCCAACACTTCTTTGCTGTCGAGATCCAAGTGGTTCGTCGGTTCATCAAGTATCAAGACATTTGCCTTTTGCAGCATCAGCTTCGCAAGAGCCAATCTCGCTTTTTGTCCACCGCTCAATTCATTGACACCCTTCAAAACGTCATCACCGCTAAAAAGGAAGTTCCCGAGAACGGTGCGAATCTCTTTTTCGGTATGTGTCGGGTATTCATCCCATAATTCCTGTAAAACCGTTTTGTGACTGTTCAGGTTGGCTTGCTCCTGATCGTAGTAGCCGATTTGAATGTTTGAACCAAATTGGATGCTGCCGGCGAATTTTCGCTTCGAATCAATGATCGTTTTGATCAGCGTCGATTTACCAATCCCATTTGGCCCGACGAGTGCAATGCTTTCTTCACGTTGGATGTGCAAGTTTATATGTTCAGCTAGGGGCTCGTCATAACCGATGCTAAGGTCATCTAGCTTCAGAACGTCATTTCCAGTTTGTCGCTCAATTTTAAAACCGAACTGTGCGGATTTTTCAGCTGAATCCGGCCGGTCGAGTACTTCCATCCGTTCAAGCTGGCGTCGACGGCTTTGTGCACGTTTTGTTGTTGAAGCACGAGCGATGTTACGCTGGACAAAATCCTGCAGCTTGTTGATTTCTGCCTGCTGCTTTTCGAATTCCTTAAGCTCCTGTTCGTACTGCTC encodes the following:
- the rimI gene encoding ribosomal protein S18-alanine N-acetyltransferase; this encodes MVENITFRVMTLEDLEAILKIEHTSFPNPWSRTAFYNEVVNNQFATYLLLEIDGQVIGYCGIWIIIDEAHITNIAILPEYRGKNYGEALFRKAIDEARRHGAKTMTLEVRLSNRVAQNMYRKFGFENGGIRKNYYTDNGEDALVMWVNL
- the tsaD gene encoding tRNA (adenosine(37)-N6)-threonylcarbamoyltransferase complex transferase subunit TsaD → MEQSDELILGIETSCDETAAAIVKNGTELIANVVSSQIESHKRFGGVVPEIASRHHVEQITIVIEEALRQGNVCFEDLSAIAVTEGPGLVGALLIGVNAAKAIALAHNLPLVAVHHIAGHIYANRLEEPMEFPLLALVVSGGHTELILMNEHGSFEIIGETRDDAAGEAYDKVARTLNLPYPGGPHIDKMAAEGEPTIDLPRAWLEADSYDFSFSGLKSAVINTLHNKKQRGEEINPNDLAASFQESVIDVLVEKTYRAAEAYGVKQVVVAGGVAANKGLRGRLQEKFDGSGIPLLIPPLWLCTDNAAMIAAAGSIEYQKGKRATMKLNGNPGLDLEDF
- a CDS encoding ABC-F family ATP-binding cassette domain-containing protein, with the protein product MIVLQVQEVTKYFGADLILSNIKLEVQSRDRIALVGRNGAGKSTLLKIISGQLSHDSGSIMKPKEIEIGYLAQNSGLESELTIWEEMLKVYNDLQQMEDQIRQLEKKMGQESVLNDPVLYEKVLAEYDELQQTFQQRGGYQYENDIRSVLHGFRFYEEDYEKPVSSLSGGQKTRLALVKLLLTRPDLLILDEPTNHLDIETLNWLEGYLQSYPGALLIVSHDRYFLDKVSTQVYEISRQKSKKYLGNYSHYLKQKAEQYEQELKEFEKQQAEINKLQDFVQRNIARASTTKRAQSRRRQLERMEVLDRPDSAEKSAQFGFKIERQTGNDVLKLDDLSIGYDEPLAEHINLHIQREESIALVGPNGIGKSTLIKTIIDSKRKFAGSIQFGSNIQIGYYDQEQANLNSHKTVLQELWDEYPTHTEKEIRTVLGNFLFSGDDVLKGVNELSGGQKARLALAKLMLQKANVLILDEPTNHLDLDSKEVLENALIDYPGTILFISHDRYFINRIATRVVDLTQEGLENYLGDYDYFLEKKAEIAELERLEREENSVTIDAEKVSDTKEQFQVDKQAKKDERKRLRRIDELETRIEQHEQQIELYEQDLADPEVFQDYEKTQEINGQLQTAQQGLESLLEEWERLQIL